TTAATTCTACgtttttaatcaaataattTGGTAGATGTACCTCAAATTGACAAATAAGCAGTTTGAGAAGTTCGCTAAATCAAGGGGTGCTATTTCATATTACATAATAGAAAACCCAAAACATGCATCAGTTCATTCCTTTGTAAGCAGTGTGATGTCATACATGTCCTGTCCACTTTCTTCTCCATATAATTTTTCAAATCTATGATATATCTCAATATAACAAAACTGAATTGACGGAACTGAATATTACCTTACACACATTGTAGATAAGgtagtaggcctatgtgtcAATCATATTATAAACAGCAAGATCAGGTTGAATTAACcggctcttctccttctcttaaaaaaagtatatttttctTGTTGGTGTAAAACGTTTTTTAAATATAGATAATAGTGATTTGTGAtgataataaaatacatttttcctACAGAACGATCGCCTCTCCTTGCATTTGCTTCATCCTTTATAAACATgagaaaaaattatatttttgttagCTTCCTGTGAATAGAAGCAAAATGGCAGCGAGGCAGTTTTATTCGAGGAGAGGGGAGTTGTAAACACGTCTTTAATCCAGTACAGCACCACCAAACAGTTTAGATCAAATCAAAGCATTTtcacactggtgtgtgtgtttctgggcaGAGGGGTGAACAATCAAAACGTATCGGTTAACTTCAACTTATTTTCTTTCCCACACATTGCATTGCAGCCCCAACACCCAGCTCAAAGCGTCAATCCACATCGCTCCATGTACATAATCGACATTGTAAACAACCTTTGACTGGAGAGCGTAACCACAGGTTACCTTCTCCCATTGACCTAGGGCATCCATTTGTGAGGCGCAGCCTGACAAGGGAAAACATGATGTTAAGCATTTACGTCATACATGTTTACAATACCATGCCATTCAAGGTgtcttcatccatccatccatccatgaaGCAAAATAGGTCATATAAACCATAAACCAATAATAATAAACCAAATATCAACGACAACGTCGGAAAAAGTGACTTAAATtacacaaatataaaataaactagCACTAATACATAGGAGGATATCAGTAGGTCATATCAGGAAACATACTTTAACTTGCAGACACAACATTGATCTGACTTTGGTTTGGGATCATTAGAACGCAATGTGTGAAATTTATTTTTCCCCGGTAGAAAACATTCAACATGGGGAGAAGGCAGAACCGCAGAAGAGCATGGCCGCTTTTGATACAGATGACAACAGAATATTCTCTTCAAGACAGAGAGCGTGCATCTGCGCACAGGCCTGCTACGGGATTCCCTCAACTTCAAATACCATACCAACCGCCGGATCTCTGAACTAAAGCTATAAGTAGCCTTGAGACCTAACAAGGTGAGGCTGCTAATACGTTTTTGGGCAGAGtgccgtgtttttttttaagtcggACTTGTGACTCGAGATTTGAAAGATAACGCGATTTGATGGCCCCCTGCCGAACAAACAAGACGTCTGGTAACACAGTCGCTCATGGCTCCTTCTCCGCAGCTAATCAGCTGAGACATTTGCGGTCGGTATCTTGGCAGGTTGGCTGTGCTGTGGTTACATCATAGGCTGTAGCCACAGAGGTCTGGCTCCTCCCCGTAGCGCGAGAACAAGGTGGAGGACAGAGCCACCCTGGATTTTATAGTCGGAGGCAGTTTTCTCATCGTTCCTGAGAAGGGAAAACCAGTTACTTCTTTAAATAAActggaagagagtgagagagagacagacagacagacagacagacagagagagagacagagagacagagagacacacacacacacacacacacacacacacacacacacacacacacacacacacacacacacacacacacacacacacacacacacacacacacacaatgtccttATGGATATGTAGACGGTTGATTTTGAGCTCACATTTGTTTGCCGCTGTAGATTAACCTCTGCTGTTGGGGAGGTATACCTTccttctcctctactctctctttaATTCGCTCTACCTAGGAGCACACAAGTTAAGTAACGTTATATGTGTGCTATGATGAATACATTATGGCACCACATCCAATGTTAAGCTTATACACGTATGAGTAGTAAATACAAATATAGGAGAAATCTTACTTTGTCTGTAGGCTCAATATCAATCTCTATCTCCTTGCCGGTCAGTGTCTGAGAAAgggacaaatacatttttgcattATCGTAATAATTTAGTACTACATTGTTTGGGTCGGATGTTTTAAGATGATTAAGTTGTGTAAAATATGTAATCGCTTGGCCTTACCTTCACTTTAATTAGCATGCTGCTGATTTTGTTTATAAATCACACTAACACAATAGCGACGTGATAGCTGGTTTAAATGTGTATAGTTTATTTTCAATAATGCTATGCCCAGAAAGCGCAGTTCATATTTTGTCTAAGGATTGGTAAGTGGAGTTGGGTGGGGAGTTCTTTCCTGTGTTACTCAAATATTCTCCCCATCTACATAACGTCCTACTAAACGTTCCGCATACTTTTATTTTTCTGATTTCGCGCTTGAAGCTTCCCGTTGTCCCAGCATTCCAAATATGACAGACACATTTGAGCAATACCTATAGCTTTGGTGCAATTAACATACACATGTCCACCCGTTGGAAGGTAATTTGTAGAAGACTTTTAAGGCGTCTGTCCACTAGAAGGCAGAGTCGATTATTTTGTAGTTATTTTTTCTCCCTTGCAACGAAAGCATGTTCTAGAAAAACTACAAAAGAAGATTCCGGTCCGCCACCATGAAGTCTCCCCTTTAAAAAGTCCTGGAGCTAGGCTGAAGCGCTGATTTCAAAGGGAACAATTAATCCGCCCAATACCTAAAGTAAGTAATATACTGGTGCTGGACGCCTCAGAATATTATAGTAATGTCAAATAGCGGTTTAATTTGACCTACATTCCAGGTCCTGTATTATATCTGTTGTTGGTTGACATGGTTTGCTGTCATTGTTAACTTTCATTGCGACTGCTCACGGAAGCTAATTCGTATGACATACATTATTATGGGACCGTATGGAAGGATTGAGTCAAAATGAAGGAATTATTTCGTAAAAGCTGTTTCGTTGGTCAGTGTTACAATTCTAGTTATTACATTCGAGTTAAATGGTTATAACCTTCTTAATGTGTTTCATGTGTGCACTTTGTAATGGTTACGTAAATTGTCAATGTTTGTTTTCTATAGGGGCCCTGCATGTGACCTGACCTGAAAGCCCtaccttttgtgtgtttgagtgtagcACGCACATGATACACTTCTCTCCCACGGTTCTGGATGGATGATATTGGTTCACAAGTATTACACATTTTCTCGTTATACTTAATCTGTCACCAGAATGCCTCGCATCGAAAATGACGTCAAGCTTGACTTCAAAGATGTCCTGCTTCGACCCAAGCGCAGCACTCTCAAGTCGCGGAGTGAGGTAATACTAATCCagcagttttttattttttgttgagtTTAAATGTGTATAAAACTACAATAACCTCCCTCACCTGCCTTTTACCTTTCCAAGGTTGACCTCATACGGAGTTTCAGCTTCCGAAACTCCAAAGGCAGCTACAGAGGAATTCCTATCATTGCTGCCAACATGGACACCGTGGGAAACTTCGAGATGGCCCTGGCCTTGCACAAGGTGGCCTATAAAAAGCAATTCTGAGCAGCAATAGGACAAGATAACCATTATCTGAAGATTATTTATCTTTGCAGAAACAAGATTTGTAGGATGGAATAGGTTTTTTAATTAAGGAGTTGGGGTTTGGATGTCAGGGTAAGCAACCTAAAGTTAGGGGGCTAAGGTTATtaatttattgttaatattgaTGGTCCGGAGCCACTAGGTGAAGAAATATCGTGGAATATTTTAAACCAAAATATGAATATTCTGTAATTAAGTCTTGGTGAACAGCAAATTATCACATTTAGTgtcctctctgtcactctctcaacctctcactctctcttctgatcgttcctctctctcttagttCACTCTCTTCACCACGATCCATAAGCACTACTCTGTGGACGACTGGAAGGAGTTTGCCGCTAAGCATCCTGAATGCATTCAGGTACCTTGCTTGTACAGTATATCTTTGGAGAAAAGCGCTGTATGTTAGAAGCCCCCACCTCTCCTGGTCATTCTATATCAACCTTACCTTTCgatacacaaacaacaaacaatgtCCCCCCCGTCTTCATTTACACAACCGTTGTGGACGTACTgtgcaaaaatgtgtgtgtgtctcacagaAACAGTGTCACTTTCTCAACCTttatttcatctctctctctctctctctctctctctctctctctctctctctctctctctctctctctctctctctctctctctctctctctctctctctctctcctccccctctctctctctctctctctctctctctctatctctcctccccctctctctcttatttatttttatatatatattcaaaaccTGTGGAAATAGGATAAGCCTTTGTCTTGTCTAAGCAACTGTTCAACTGGAAACCCCTAAGTTTCTTTGGTTGTGTTTTTAATTGAGAAAACGTGTAAGCTGTCACAAACATGAGCGTTCaataaagttgtgttttttttaattgaataatgtctctgactctccctcccTGCGCCTCTCTGTCAGAGCGTGGCCGTCAGTACGGGCAGCGGCGACGGCGACTTTGACAGGGTGTCGGCCATCTTGGCGGCGGTGCCCCAGTTGCATTTCATCTGCGTGGACGTGGCAAACGGCTACTCCGAGCACTTTGTCAACTTTGTGAAGGACGTCCGGCAGAagttccccacacacaccatcatggtCAGCGGCCACCCGAACGTGTCTTCCGACAAAGGACAAATCATTCAAAGTCAAATGGAAAACGACAAGAGACGAGACATGTTCGAAACATCAGCTGGCGCTTCCTTGACACTGACGATATATAGGTGCACTGTGTGATAAGATAAGGTTCATGACTTTAGAAATCCCTGAAGGGAGATCTGTGGTTACAGCAGCAAAAACAACCAGAGCAGATACATAAGatctataataaataaataaagctaggaatggcatgcatgcatgtatgaagTTCCAAACACCCTTTAACTCTTCTCTGACCTCTCCAGGCGGGGAACGTGGTGACgggagagatggtggaggagtTGATCCTGGCCGGAGCTGACATCATCAAAGTAGGCATCGGACCAGGTGACCTCCGCATGTCATTCACGCTTCACCCAGAATAGGGAGTGGGATTGGAATGACCACTTGTTTGGTTGACTGGGATATAAGAAGACACACAAAAAGCAAATTTCCCTACAACAGCTGATTTGCATAGCGACTAATTTCCATTCAACTTCATCCTGCCTGCATTTTATGTGTTGGTGTCTTCATGTCCTAGTTTCTTCCTACTCCATCGACAATTTCTACACCTTTTGCTGAACCCTTGAGGTAGGATGACGAATGTtaattcattgtgtgtgtgtgtgtgtgtgtgtgtgtgtgtgtgtgtgtgtgtgtgtgtgtgtgtgtgtgtgtgtgtgtgtgtgtgtgtgtgtgtgtgtgtgtgtgtgttgcgttccACTGTAGGTTCCGTGTGCACCACTCGTAAGAAGACGGGCGTGGGCTACCCGCAGCTGAGCGCGGTCCTGGAGTGTGCGGACGCAGCACATGGCCTCGGTGGACACATCATCTCGGTACGCCgtcgcccccccgccgccaggAAGAACCCTCCTCCATGTCATTGTCATCAAGCAGAAAGGCAGCTGGGAATCTCCCCTTTTCTAACCTCCTCTCGTTTGTCCCTTCACTCTTGCTGTACCTCTCTCGTGCAGGACGGGGGGTGCACCTGCCCAGGAGACGTCTCAAAGGCGTTCGGTGAGTTTTGTTTAACGGCTGTTTCAAGGTGAATAAAAGGACATGGGTCGGGGTGCCGCGGTGGACGCCATCGCCCTTCAGAGGAGCGCCCTGCGTCGTGGATGTGTTTCATCGACGTAGTGTCTGGGATTGAACGTTGGGATTTCGTCCACCGTTCTTATTTTACGACGCACCCTTACATTGTGACTGTGAGGATTTGGGGGGTGAGGGCGGCGTTGCCTTGCGCTACCtcatcctgtctgtgtgtgtttgtgtgtgttgcaggcgcGGGGGCGGACTTTGTGATGCTAGGGGGGATGCTGGCGGGCCACACGGAGAGCGGCGGCGAGGTCATCGAGAAGAACGGCAAGAAGTACAAGCTCTTCTACGGCATGAGCTCAGACACGGCCATGAAGAAGCATGCCGGGGGTGTGGCCGAGTACAGGTGAGCGGGGGGGCGTGGCCCAACATAGGTcagatggtggtgggggggccatACAGGTCAGAGTTGTGGGTAGATGAGCCCAGGTAAGAGGGGCCGTGGCCGAGTACAGGTGAGAGGGCGTGGCCCAATACACGTCAGAGGGGTGTGTAGATGAGTACAGCTGAGATGGGGCGTGGCCAAGTACAGGTGAGAGGGCGTGGCCCAATACACGTCAGAGGGGTGTATAGATGAGCACAGGTGAGATGGGGCGTGGCCGAGTACAGGTGAGAGGGCGTGGCCCAATACAAGTCAGAGGGGTGCGTAGATGAGCACAGGTGAGATGGGGCGTGGCCAAGTACAGATGAGAGGGGAGTGGCCCAATACAAGTCAGAGGGGTGCGTAGATGAGTACAGGTGAGAAAGGGCGTGGCCGAGTCAAATGAGGGTGGCCGTAGTGAAATCAAGGTCAGCGGGAGGCGGTTAGATTCCACCTGGACTCACGACTCCTAATCCCTCTGTCCTGTTGCCCCCTAtgtcctccccgcccccccacagaGCGTCTGAGGGGAAGACGGTGGAGGTTCCCTTCAAGGGCCCGGTGGAGGCCACGGTGCGGGACGTCCTGGGCGGCGTGCGCTCCTCGTGCACGTACGTGGGCGCCGGGAAGCTGAAGGAGCTGAGCCGCCGCACCACCTTCATCAGGGTCACCCAGCAGCTCAACACCGTCTTCGGCAATGACAGCTAgggagccctccccctcccacccctgcaATCTAGtcccatcccccacccccc
This is a stretch of genomic DNA from Gadus chalcogrammus isolate NIFS_2021 chromosome 17, NIFS_Gcha_1.0, whole genome shotgun sequence. It encodes these proteins:
- the nedd8 gene encoding NEDD8 yields the protein MLIKVKTLTGKEIEIDIEPTDKVERIKERVEEKEGIPPQQQRLIYSGKQMNDEKTASDYKIQGGSVLHLVLALRGGARPLWLQPMM
- the gmpr2 gene encoding GMP reductase 2, encoding MPRIENDVKLDFKDVLLRPKRSTLKSRSEVDLIRSFSFRNSKGSYRGIPIIAANMDTVGNFEMALALHKFTLFTTIHKHYSVDDWKEFAAKHPECIQSVAVSTGSGDGDFDRVSAILAAVPQLHFICVDVANGYSEHFVNFVKDVRQKFPTHTIMAGNVVTGEMVEELILAGADIIKVGIGPGSVCTTRKKTGVGYPQLSAVLECADAAHGLGGHIISDGGCTCPGDVSKAFGAGADFVMLGGMLAGHTESGGEVIEKNGKKYKLFYGMSSDTAMKKHAGGVAEYRASEGKTVEVPFKGPVEATVRDVLGGVRSSCTYVGAGKLKELSRRTTFIRVTQQLNTVFGNDS